Proteins encoded within one genomic window of Solibaculum mannosilyticum:
- a CDS encoding cation-translocating P-type ATPase, which yields MDNHRQKPWHSQNIEEIFEVLHTSEDGLSDAEAADRLRKNGRNELRSKPPKTIFQMLKAQIIDPMVLILIGAAAFSAVLQEWTEAIVIFSIVVLNALIGIVQEKKAQSSLEALRNMSAPTARVLRQGEESIVPASELVTGDVVLLSDGDMVPADMRLIHSVNLKVQEASLTGESVPSEKDADQLLSEDCLLGDRSNMVYTSSIVTYGRAIGVVVATGMDTQVGNIANMLVDQDELDTPLKQKLNAVGKTLTIVGLIVCVLIFAIGALYQRPLIPQFLVAISLAISIIPEGLPATATIVMALGVQRMAKKNALIRKLPAVETLGSATVICSDKTGTLTLNKMTVTHIAINGDFEAGRTTPIKSAAERHPEVYQELVYAAALCNDASLDPDQEGEIIGDPTEGALIHMAQAFGINHESLEDEYPRLFEQPFDSDRKRMTTVHRIKDKWIAYTKGAVDEMVPLCTHILTSQGVRPITEDDRIHITKLCLHMSENALRVLGFAMKTLSSVPEEDEDNLEFDMTFIGAVGMIDPPRREVAESIRTCREAGIRTIMITGDHKVTAMAIAKELGIYQDGNTVLSGDELDAMTDQELDQWVKNTTVFARVSPADKLRIIQSLKRTGEVAAMTGDGVNDSPALKAADIGVAMGITGTDVAKDASDMILLDDSFTTIAYAIKEGRRVYRNIQKVIQFLLVGNIAEILTLFVATVFNWDAPLLAVHILWVNLATATLPALALGVDPASKNIMKHKPVKSGTLFEKDLVRRVVTQGIFVSAMTIAAYWIGVSLGDHTVGQTMAFCVLAFSQMLRAFNQRSNTEPIWIRAEGINPWLFVSFGVSLLLMSCILFIPALQGMFQLTLLNATQWLIVAGLSFASILQVEIVKAIKRLTGSKSK from the coding sequence ATGGATAATCACAGACAGAAGCCTTGGCATTCACAAAACATCGAAGAGATTTTTGAGGTATTGCATACCTCCGAAGATGGATTAAGTGATGCTGAGGCGGCCGATAGGCTAAGAAAAAATGGACGCAATGAGCTGCGCTCCAAACCACCCAAAACCATCTTCCAGATGCTAAAAGCACAGATCATCGATCCTATGGTTCTAATCCTCATAGGGGCGGCGGCATTTTCGGCAGTATTGCAGGAGTGGACGGAAGCCATTGTTATTTTTAGCATCGTGGTGCTCAATGCTCTGATCGGCATTGTGCAGGAGAAAAAAGCACAGTCCTCGCTGGAAGCCCTGCGGAATATGAGTGCACCAACAGCTCGTGTTTTACGTCAAGGGGAGGAAAGCATAGTTCCGGCCAGTGAACTGGTGACAGGCGACGTTGTACTACTTAGCGACGGTGATATGGTCCCCGCCGATATGAGGTTGATCCATTCTGTAAACCTAAAGGTGCAGGAGGCCTCTCTCACCGGTGAATCAGTACCGTCAGAAAAGGATGCAGATCAATTGCTTTCAGAGGACTGTCTGCTGGGAGACCGCAGCAATATGGTGTATACGTCCTCCATTGTAACCTATGGGCGAGCTATAGGCGTAGTCGTTGCCACTGGTATGGATACTCAGGTGGGTAACATCGCCAATATGCTTGTGGACCAGGATGAACTGGATACTCCTTTAAAACAAAAATTAAATGCAGTAGGCAAAACATTGACAATCGTTGGTCTAATTGTTTGCGTTCTTATTTTTGCGATTGGCGCACTCTATCAGCGCCCCTTGATTCCTCAATTCTTGGTAGCGATTTCTTTGGCTATCTCAATTATACCAGAGGGCCTTCCTGCTACGGCTACCATCGTGATGGCATTGGGCGTCCAGCGGATGGCAAAGAAAAATGCGCTCATCCGAAAACTGCCTGCTGTAGAGACGCTGGGCAGTGCAACCGTCATTTGCAGCGATAAGACAGGGACACTGACTCTCAATAAGATGACTGTTACTCACATTGCAATCAATGGGGATTTTGAAGCTGGCAGGACTACACCCATAAAATCCGCTGCGGAAAGACATCCGGAAGTTTATCAGGAACTGGTGTATGCAGCAGCGTTATGTAACGATGCGAGTCTCGATCCGGATCAAGAAGGCGAAATCATCGGAGACCCCACCGAGGGTGCATTGATCCATATGGCTCAGGCTTTCGGCATCAACCACGAAAGCTTAGAGGATGAATACCCGCGTTTGTTTGAGCAACCCTTTGACTCCGATCGAAAACGGATGACGACAGTACATCGTATAAAAGATAAGTGGATTGCTTACACAAAAGGTGCTGTAGATGAAATGGTCCCCCTCTGTACCCATATTCTGACGTCTCAGGGCGTCCGCCCTATCACAGAAGATGACCGGATTCATATTACCAAACTCTGCCTCCATATGTCGGAAAACGCCTTACGGGTATTGGGTTTTGCTATGAAGACCCTCTCCTCTGTCCCAGAAGAAGATGAGGATAACCTGGAATTTGACATGACCTTTATCGGTGCGGTGGGTATGATTGACCCTCCTCGAAGAGAGGTGGCGGAATCGATCAGGACCTGTCGTGAGGCGGGAATCCGGACTATTATGATCACCGGCGACCACAAAGTAACAGCGATGGCCATTGCAAAGGAACTGGGGATCTATCAAGACGGCAATACCGTTCTTTCCGGCGATGAATTGGATGCCATGACCGATCAAGAACTGGATCAATGGGTGAAAAACACCACTGTATTTGCCCGTGTCTCGCCGGCGGATAAGTTGCGTATTATCCAGAGCCTAAAGCGTACAGGAGAAGTAGCCGCTATGACCGGCGACGGTGTCAACGATTCACCTGCTTTGAAGGCGGCGGACATCGGCGTAGCTATGGGGATCACCGGTACAGACGTCGCAAAAGATGCCTCCGACATGATTTTGTTGGACGATAGTTTTACCACCATTGCCTATGCCATCAAAGAAGGACGACGTGTTTATCGCAATATTCAAAAGGTAATCCAATTTTTATTAGTTGGCAATATTGCTGAGATTTTAACCTTGTTTGTTGCAACTGTCTTCAACTGGGATGCGCCGCTTTTGGCGGTTCATATTTTATGGGTCAACCTTGCGACAGCTACTTTACCAGCATTAGCGCTTGGGGTTGATCCCGCCAGTAAAAATATTATGAAGCACAAACCGGTAAAATCAGGAACCCTCTTTGAAAAGGATTTGGTACGCCGCGTTGTGACACAGGGTATTTTCGTATCAGCTATGACCATTGCCGCTTACTGGATTGGTGTCAGCTTGGGAGACCATACAGTGGGTCAAACGATGGCCTTTTGTGTATTGGCTTTCTCACAAATGCTGAGGGCATTTAACCAGCGTTCTAATACGGAACCCATCTGGATACGGGCGGAAGGCATCAATCCATGGCTGTTTGTCTCCTTTGGGGTATCGCTTCTGCTTATGTCTTGTATCCTGTTTATTCCGGCATTGCAAGGGATGTTCCAGCTCACATTGTTAAATGCGACACAATGGCTGATTGTGGCTGGTCTCTCTTTTGCTTCTATTTTACAGGTTGAGATTGTCAAGGCAATCAAACGTTTGACTGGAAGTAAAAGCAAATAA
- a CDS encoding L-2-amino-thiazoline-4-carboxylic acid hydrolase, which translates to MTIEKTTLSFLKQDCIQEFGEKRGEEIYNHTQTFYAQLLENSDDRGSKAILEHLQKKLFPPMAYYKALLADGISQQEALTYVKKETQKSASIKKQEMERLAKIPLAYTVYRLGVKKFMKKNFPDEGWQTEWVQCDGKEIHFNLHKCIYWDLTKSHGCPELCCVYCENDNISFSGLLPKIRFKRTGTLGEGASFCDFHFIKV; encoded by the coding sequence ATGACCATTGAAAAAACTACACTTTCCTTTTTAAAGCAGGATTGTATTCAAGAATTTGGAGAAAAAAGAGGGGAGGAGATCTATAACCATACTCAAACCTTCTATGCTCAATTATTGGAAAATAGTGACGATCGGGGGAGTAAAGCTATTTTAGAGCACTTACAAAAGAAATTATTCCCACCTATGGCTTACTATAAAGCATTGCTTGCTGACGGGATAAGCCAGCAGGAAGCTCTTACCTATGTAAAAAAAGAGACGCAGAAATCAGCTTCTATCAAAAAACAGGAAATGGAACGTCTTGCAAAAATACCGTTGGCCTATACCGTTTATCGTCTGGGAGTCAAAAAGTTTATGAAGAAAAATTTTCCTGATGAAGGCTGGCAGACCGAATGGGTTCAATGCGATGGCAAAGAGATTCATTTTAATCTACATAAATGCATCTATTGGGATCTGACAAAATCGCATGGATGCCCTGAACTATGTTGCGTATATTGTGAAAATGACAATATTTCTTTCTCCGGGTTACTTCCCAAAATCCGATTTAAGCGAACAGGCACCTTGGGAGAAGGGGCTTCCTTTTGTGATTTTCACTTCATAAAAGTATAA
- a CDS encoding AbrB/MazE/SpoVT family DNA-binding domain-containing protein has product MEIPKGHYIFGTVKVGERGQIIIPKEARETFQIKPGDMLIVLGDEKWGIAVTKSDVLQKHAQDVFQKIGEVENDDH; this is encoded by the coding sequence ATGGAAATTCCAAAAGGACACTATATTTTTGGAACGGTTAAGGTCGGAGAGAGAGGTCAGATCATCATCCCGAAAGAGGCAAGAGAAACCTTTCAGATAAAGCCCGGCGATATGCTGATTGTTTTGGGAGATGAAAAATGGGGAATCGCCGTTACAAAGTCGGATGTTCTGCAAAAGCATGCCCAAGATGTTTTTCAAAAAATCGGGGAGGTGGAAAACGATGACCATTGA
- a CDS encoding JAB domain-containing protein, with translation MLHNGHRDRLRSRFLKEGLDNFEPHNVLELLLFYSIPRRDTNDVAHNLIDRFGSLSATLDAPYDELLKVPGVGANTATLIKMITSICRWYMVDRTSDIRTLNSVEKAGEFLKPKFIGRTDEIIYFVSLDAKSRILNCSLVSEGAVNEVNLNIRKIVELVMRYKACAGILSHNHPNGLAIPSEDDVETTYQLMRALKYVNVHLIDHIIVADDDFVSMRESRRYASIFDSSPIVSE, from the coding sequence ATGTTGCATAACGGACATAGGGACCGTCTTCGCAGCCGCTTTTTAAAAGAAGGTTTGGATAATTTTGAACCTCATAATGTGTTGGAACTCCTTCTCTTTTACTCCATCCCGCGCAGAGATACCAATGATGTTGCGCATAATTTAATCGACCGTTTTGGTAGTCTGTCCGCAACATTGGACGCCCCTTATGATGAACTTCTAAAAGTTCCTGGAGTTGGTGCCAATACCGCTACTTTAATCAAAATGATCACCTCTATTTGCCGGTGGTATATGGTGGACCGTACATCAGATATCCGCACTCTCAATAGTGTGGAAAAGGCAGGGGAGTTCCTCAAGCCAAAGTTTATCGGCCGCACAGATGAGATCATTTATTTTGTATCGTTGGATGCAAAGAGTCGTATTTTAAACTGCAGTTTGGTTTCAGAAGGAGCGGTCAATGAAGTCAATCTTAATATCCGTAAAATAGTGGAATTGGTCATGCGGTACAAAGCCTGCGCAGGTATTTTATCGCACAATCATCCCAATGGTTTAGCCATTCCATCTGAAGACGATGTGGAAACAACTTATCAACTAATGCGTGCACTAAAATACGTCAATGTCCATCTCATTGACCACATCATCGTAGCAGATGACGATTTTGTCTCCATGAGGGAAAGCCGTCGGTATGCGAGCATATTTGATTCTTCACCTATCGTCTCCGAATAA
- the pyrE gene encoding orotate phosphoribosyltransferase: MISQERVLEVLKEAGVLMEGHFRLTSGRHSNKYLQCAKIFRNTKYSEELCAALAEHFADDNIQLVIGPALGAVQMAYEVSRHLKVENFFAERDADGKMTLRRGFAIQPGQRVLIVEDVVTTGGSVREVMDIVKEQGGVVAGIGSIVDRTGGAIDFGVPFKAVISLHVDSWEPEECPICKQGEIPLVKPGSRKV; the protein is encoded by the coding sequence GTGATTTCACAAGAACGTGTTTTAGAAGTATTGAAGGAGGCCGGTGTTTTGATGGAGGGACATTTCCGTCTCACCTCTGGCCGTCATAGTAATAAGTATTTGCAATGCGCTAAAATTTTCCGTAATACCAAATATAGTGAAGAGCTTTGCGCTGCTTTGGCCGAGCATTTCGCAGATGATAATATTCAACTGGTCATTGGCCCGGCTTTAGGCGCTGTCCAGATGGCCTATGAAGTCAGCCGTCACCTGAAGGTAGAGAACTTTTTTGCTGAGCGTGATGCCGATGGCAAGATGACTCTGCGCCGCGGTTTTGCCATCCAGCCGGGTCAGCGCGTCCTTATTGTAGAAGATGTAGTTACTACCGGCGGATCTGTTCGTGAGGTAATGGACATCGTCAAGGAACAGGGCGGCGTTGTAGCCGGCATTGGCTCGATTGTGGATCGAACTGGCGGTGCTATCGATTTTGGCGTCCCCTTTAAAGCAGTGATTTCTCTCCATGTGGATTCCTGGGAGCCTGAGGAATGCCCTATCTGCAAACAGGGAGAAATTCCGCTGGTCAAACCCGGAAGCCGGAAGGTTTAA
- the spoIIR gene encoding stage II sporulation protein R → MNFKRLLAALSMGLVIAILCSMASFSQQCQNIRESVLRLHVLANSDSQEDQALKLKVRDRILLESEHLMDHVSNRQEAKQIASQHLPELEAAAQDEIQKQGYDYPVEIRLENTYFNTRQYGSVTLPAGQYDALRVLIGSGEGHNWWCVMFPPMCLPAAEDPKQIEDVLNPGETDIVEGGEQYEVKFKIVEWFEEIQDCIQNWMQPSDQ, encoded by the coding sequence ATGAATTTTAAAAGATTATTGGCAGCTTTGTCAATGGGACTTGTTATAGCGATTCTTTGTAGCATGGCAAGCTTTTCCCAACAGTGCCAAAACATACGAGAAAGCGTTTTACGGTTGCATGTCCTCGCCAATTCCGACAGCCAAGAGGATCAAGCATTAAAGCTCAAGGTCCGCGACCGTATCCTTTTGGAATCGGAACATCTGATGGATCATGTCTCAAACCGTCAGGAAGCCAAACAAATTGCCAGTCAACATCTTCCCGAATTGGAAGCGGCAGCTCAAGACGAAATTCAAAAACAGGGATATGACTATCCAGTGGAGATCAGGCTGGAAAATACTTATTTTAATACAAGACAGTATGGCTCCGTTACATTGCCTGCCGGCCAATACGACGCTCTGCGGGTATTGATCGGATCAGGGGAAGGGCATAACTGGTGGTGTGTGATGTTTCCTCCCATGTGCCTGCCGGCCGCTGAGGATCCAAAACAAATTGAGGATGTACTAAATCCTGGGGAGACTGATATTGTCGAAGGCGGGGAACAATACGAAGTCAAATTCAAGATCGTGGAATGGTTTGAGGAAATTCAGGATTGCATTCAAAATTGGATGCAACCATCTGACCAATAA
- the ispE gene encoding 4-(cytidine 5'-diphospho)-2-C-methyl-D-erythritol kinase, with the protein MSILVKAPAKVNLSLDITGRRDDGYHLVRMVMQTVDLCDIVEVDLCGEGISLSCSRTDLPVDEGNLAYRAARLYLDHVGVDKTKNGVSIHIQKRIPIAAGLAGGSADAAAVLVALNSLYGQVKPDALSNLAAKLGADIPFCLQGGTSLAQDIGTTLSPLPSPPDCFLVLCKPDVGVSTQEAYRRFDDLVQVSHPDVDGMIDALADGNIDFVVSSVNNVFEQVICIPELDHIRSVMNNCGAMVSCMSGSGPTIFGIFRKEAEAKICWDHLAQIYNDVFVTRPIAYGCKIIENH; encoded by the coding sequence ATGAGTATTTTGGTCAAGGCGCCTGCAAAGGTTAATCTCTCTTTGGATATCACTGGTCGTCGGGATGATGGATATCATTTAGTTCGCATGGTGATGCAGACGGTAGATCTATGTGATATCGTAGAGGTAGACCTATGCGGTGAAGGAATCTCATTGTCCTGTTCCCGTACAGATCTGCCTGTGGATGAGGGGAATCTAGCATATCGTGCGGCAAGGCTTTATCTAGATCATGTAGGTGTGGACAAGACAAAAAACGGTGTTTCGATCCATATCCAAAAGAGGATCCCTATAGCGGCAGGGTTGGCTGGCGGCAGTGCAGATGCTGCTGCCGTCCTTGTGGCGCTCAATAGTTTATATGGTCAAGTAAAACCTGATGCTTTATCGAATCTGGCGGCTAAATTAGGGGCGGATATACCTTTTTGTCTGCAAGGCGGGACATCTCTCGCCCAAGATATTGGGACAACCCTTTCTCCACTTCCAAGCCCTCCGGACTGTTTTCTTGTTTTGTGCAAACCGGACGTGGGTGTCTCAACGCAGGAGGCATATCGCCGTTTTGACGATTTAGTACAAGTCTCTCATCCAGATGTAGATGGGATGATCGATGCCCTGGCGGATGGAAATATTGATTTTGTAGTTTCCTCAGTAAACAATGTGTTTGAACAGGTCATCTGTATCCCTGAGCTGGATCACATTCGAAGCGTTATGAACAATTGCGGCGCCATGGTAAGCTGTATGAGCGGCAGCGGACCTACAATCTTCGGCATCTTTCGAAAAGAAGCTGAAGCAAAAATATGCTGGGATCATCTGGCGCAAATATACAATGATGTGTTTGTTACCCGTCCGATCGCGTATGGCTGCAAAATAATTGAAAATCACTGA
- a CDS encoding pyridoxal phosphate-dependent aminotransferase — MDYENLMTERLRRVKPSGIRRFFDIAAEMDDVISLSVGEPDFMTPWHVRQAGIHSLEKGKTHYTSNSGLMELRREITNYLSRRFQVSYHPENEVLVTVGGSEAIDLCMRSLVDYGDEVIIPEPSFVCYRPITEMAGGIPVIIETKAEDHFRLTAEQLRKAITPRTKLLVLPYPNNPTGAVMRREHLEAIAEVIRGTNIMVLADEIYGELTYGQAHHESIASVEGMWEHTVLVSGFSKSYAMTGWRLGYACGPKEIIGAMTKLHQFAIMSAPTTAQYAAVEAMRAGDSDIEGMRDEYDMRRRLMVDGLRSLGLDCFEPEGAFYCFPCIRSTGMDSEAFCEKLLFDQKVALVPGSAFGESGEGFVRVSYCYSTKHIIEALKRLKKFLKATP, encoded by the coding sequence ATGGATTATGAAAATCTGATGACCGAACGGCTACGCCGTGTTAAGCCGTCGGGTATTCGGCGTTTTTTTGACATTGCCGCTGAAATGGACGATGTCATTTCCCTTTCAGTGGGTGAACCGGATTTTATGACTCCATGGCACGTCCGTCAGGCCGGTATCCACTCCCTGGAAAAGGGAAAAACACATTATACTTCCAACAGCGGTCTGATGGAGTTGCGGCGTGAAATTACAAATTATCTTTCTCGCCGGTTCCAGGTCTCTTATCATCCGGAAAATGAAGTACTGGTAACGGTGGGCGGATCAGAAGCCATCGACTTGTGTATGCGTTCCTTGGTAGACTACGGGGACGAAGTCATTATCCCAGAGCCGTCCTTTGTGTGCTATCGCCCTATCACTGAGATGGCTGGAGGTATCCCCGTTATTATCGAGACCAAAGCGGAAGATCACTTCCGCCTGACAGCCGAGCAACTTCGCAAAGCGATCACACCGCGAACCAAGCTGCTTGTTTTACCTTATCCAAACAATCCTACCGGAGCTGTTATGCGTCGCGAACATCTGGAAGCCATTGCAGAAGTCATCCGTGGTACCAATATTATGGTGTTGGCCGATGAAATCTATGGTGAACTGACCTATGGCCAGGCACACCATGAATCTATCGCGTCCGTTGAGGGAATGTGGGAACACACTGTTTTGGTCAGTGGATTCTCCAAGTCTTATGCGATGACCGGCTGGCGTTTAGGTTATGCCTGCGGTCCGAAGGAAATCATTGGTGCTATGACAAAACTGCATCAGTTTGCCATCATGAGCGCCCCTACCACTGCCCAGTATGCCGCTGTAGAAGCCATGCGGGCTGGGGATAGCGATATTGAAGGGATGCGGGATGAATACGATATGCGCCGCCGTTTGATGGTAGACGGCCTTCGTTCATTAGGGCTTGACTGTTTCGAACCGGAAGGTGCCTTTTACTGTTTTCCCTGTATTCGCTCTACTGGGATGGATTCCGAAGCTTTTTGTGAAAAGTTGCTCTTTGATCAAAAAGTCGCTTTAGTCCCTGGGAGTGCGTTTGGGGAAAGCGGGGAGGGATTTGTCCGTGTTTCATACTGCTATTCTACCAAACATATCATTGAAGCACTCAAACGTCTCAAGAAGTTTTTAAAAGCTACGCCATAA
- a CDS encoding Lrp/AsnC family transcriptional regulator — protein sequence MEKLLKLLDENARLSNEQMAVMLGMTPEEVAAEIDRLEKQGVIRGYKTVINWDKTQREYVTALIELKVTPKRDLGFDEIAHTIAAFEEVQDVYLMSGGFDVAVMLNGRTFQEIAMFVAKRLSPLESVLSTATHFVLSRYKEKGLLMNTVPPDERRNILL from the coding sequence GTGGAGAAGCTATTGAAATTATTGGATGAAAACGCCCGTTTGAGCAATGAACAAATGGCCGTAATGCTGGGCATGACACCAGAAGAGGTGGCCGCAGAAATCGACCGCTTGGAAAAACAGGGCGTAATCCGCGGCTATAAAACAGTCATCAACTGGGATAAAACCCAGCGTGAATACGTCACTGCGCTCATCGAATTGAAGGTCACTCCTAAGCGGGATCTAGGTTTTGACGAGATCGCCCATACCATCGCAGCCTTTGAGGAGGTACAGGACGTTTATTTGATGTCGGGCGGCTTTGATGTAGCGGTCATGTTAAACGGCCGCACTTTCCAGGAAATCGCCATGTTTGTGGCAAAGAGATTGTCTCCTTTGGAGTCTGTACTCTCTACAGCCACTCATTTTGTCCTGAGCCGCTATAAGGAAAAAGGTCTGCTGATGAATACAGTCCCTCCTGACGAGAGGAGGAACATCCTGCTGTGA
- a CDS encoding histidinol-phosphatase HisJ family protein, which yields MSYQFMADTHTHSDSSPDGIDPPTSLCERAVKRGLVAIAITDHCEMNSFYQDHYDRSLRQAVFETVKAREVFRGRVKVLVGVEMGQATQNYACAERVAQTPMMDFVLASLHNIRGKQDFYYLDYKKENIKRLLESYFSEMLELVQWGHFDSLAHLTYPLRYIQGVHGIPVDLSPYRDLIDDILQTLASQEKGLEINTSTLDSPLASTMPDLKIIRRFKELGGEIITVGSDAHQSARVGFGIERGMDLAKQAGFTRVAYFEQHKPVFLSLN from the coding sequence ATGTCATACCAATTTATGGCTGACACACATACCCATTCTGATAGTTCCCCTGATGGAATCGATCCGCCTACCAGCTTGTGTGAACGAGCGGTAAAACGTGGATTGGTAGCCATCGCCATTACAGATCATTGTGAAATGAATAGTTTTTATCAGGATCATTACGATCGCTCTCTTCGCCAAGCTGTGTTTGAAACCGTCAAGGCTCGGGAGGTATTTCGCGGCCGGGTAAAGGTACTAGTGGGCGTTGAGATGGGGCAGGCTACTCAAAATTATGCCTGTGCCGAACGTGTGGCCCAGACTCCTATGATGGACTTTGTCCTGGCTTCGCTGCATAACATCCGCGGCAAACAGGATTTTTATTATTTGGATTATAAAAAGGAAAATATCAAGCGTCTGCTTGAAAGCTATTTCTCGGAGATGCTGGAACTGGTACAGTGGGGCCATTTTGACAGCCTCGCTCACCTGACATATCCTCTGCGGTATATACAAGGTGTCCACGGTATCCCGGTCGACTTATCTCCCTATCGTGATCTGATCGACGACATTCTTCAGACCCTCGCTTCCCAAGAAAAAGGGTTGGAGATCAATACCTCTACTCTGGACTCCCCGCTGGCATCCACAATGCCGGATCTCAAAATTATCCGCCGTTTTAAGGAATTGGGAGGGGAGATCATCACCGTAGGATCGGACGCCCATCAATCGGCTCGTGTAGGCTTTGGTATCGAAAGGGGAATGGATCTGGCAAAGCAAGCCGGATTTACCCGAGTGGCCTATTTTGAACAGCATAAACCTGTGTTTTTATCTCTCAACTAA
- a CDS encoding GNAT family N-acetyltransferase codes for MQYTIYQASAQHVQILNDIHYKSWMVCYRGMLDDDFLDTMDSQRWISPFQKMIGESLYAAVLETDGRPAGCVTYRLSDQPYDNQRTGEIVSFYFLPDFWGKGIAAPLMQWVLTELKQMGCIYASLWVLEQNQRAQRFYKKMGFLLTSELLYSDMGRQKTTDFRMMKAL; via the coding sequence ATGCAGTATACCATTTACCAAGCCTCTGCGCAGCATGTGCAGATATTAAATGATATCCACTACAAAAGCTGGATGGTGTGTTATAGAGGCATGCTCGACGACGACTTTCTGGATACCATGGATTCCCAACGCTGGATCAGTCCCTTTCAGAAGATGATTGGAGAAAGTTTATATGCGGCCGTCTTAGAAACAGATGGTCGGCCTGCGGGCTGTGTTACTTACCGACTCAGCGATCAACCATATGATAATCAAAGGACAGGCGAAATTGTATCTTTTTACTTTCTACCTGATTTTTGGGGAAAAGGTATAGCCGCTCCTTTGATGCAGTGGGTTTTGACAGAATTAAAACAGATGGGATGTATTTATGCATCGCTTTGGGTATTGGAACAGAATCAAAGAGCCCAGCGTTTTTATAAAAAGATGGGGTTTCTTCTGACAAGCGAATTACTTTACAGCGACATGGGGCGACAAAAAACAACGGATTTTCGTATGATGAAAGCTTTATAA
- a CDS encoding Mrp/NBP35 family ATP-binding protein, with the protein MSESCSHDCGSCSSNCSERQSNPADFLEKPHEMSNIKKVIGVVSGKGGVGKSLVTSLMSVLMNRRGHRTAILDADITGPSIPTIFGLREKATGSDLGLYPVRSQMGISVMSLNLLLENESDPVVWRGPVIAGTVKQFWTDVIWSDVDYMFVDMPPGTGDVPLTVFQSIPLDGIIVVTSPQELVSMIVSKAVNMARLMNVPILGIVENMSYVECPDCKKQIKVFGESHIEQTAAEYGLSVLGKIPMDPALAKVCDAGAVELFEGDWLDSAADKLEELA; encoded by the coding sequence ATGAGTGAATCTTGTTCTCATGACTGCGGATCTTGCAGTAGTAATTGTTCGGAGCGTCAGTCCAATCCGGCTGATTTTTTGGAAAAGCCCCATGAAATGAGCAATATCAAAAAAGTCATCGGCGTGGTAAGCGGCAAAGGGGGCGTAGGTAAATCTCTGGTTACATCCCTGATGTCAGTGCTTATGAATCGCCGTGGCCATCGCACCGCCATCCTGGACGCTGATATTACAGGCCCGTCTATCCCCACCATATTCGGCCTGCGTGAAAAGGCAACTGGCAGCGATTTGGGGTTATATCCGGTTCGTTCCCAGATGGGCATCAGTGTTATGTCTCTCAATCTTTTGCTGGAAAATGAAAGCGATCCCGTTGTGTGGAGAGGCCCTGTCATCGCCGGCACAGTAAAGCAGTTCTGGACAGATGTCATTTGGTCGGATGTTGACTACATGTTTGTGGACATGCCTCCCGGAACGGGCGACGTTCCATTGACAGTATTCCAATCCATCCCGCTGGACGGTATCATTGTGGTTACTTCTCCTCAGGAACTGGTGAGTATGATTGTGTCCAAGGCCGTAAACATGGCACGATTAATGAATGTCCCGATTTTAGGCATCGTGGAAAATATGAGCTATGTGGAATGCCCTGACTGTAAAAAACAAATCAAAGTATTTGGCGAAAGCCATATCGAACAGACCGCTGCTGAATATGGATTATCGGTTCTCGGTAAGATTCCTATGGATCCGGCTCTTGCTAAAGTGTGTGATGCGGGTGCCGTCGAACTGTTTGAAGGTGACTGGTTGGATAGTGCTGCCGACAAATTGGAAGAACTCGCATAA
- a CDS encoding DUF134 domain-containing protein, translated as MPRISKCRRVCAEPKCRLFLPGTGGQRECVVINVEELEALRLCDLEGLDQEEAARHMDVSRGTVQRILTAARRKAALALVDGKSISIEGGHYTVTDMRFQCSQNCMQCPYRWGEDSTTQKK; from the coding sequence ATGCCGCGGATTTCCAAATGTAGACGCGTTTGCGCTGAGCCAAAATGTCGATTGTTCCTTCCGGGCACCGGCGGCCAGCGGGAATGCGTCGTTATCAATGTGGAGGAATTGGAAGCACTGCGGTTGTGCGATCTGGAAGGCTTGGATCAAGAGGAAGCGGCGCGGCACATGGATGTATCACGTGGGACAGTTCAACGCATCCTAACGGCAGCCAGGAGGAAGGCGGCGCTTGCTTTGGTCGATGGAAAAAGCATCTCGATAGAAGGCGGTCATTATACTGTCACCGATATGCGCTTCCAATGCAGCCAGAACTGTATGCAATGTCCCTATCGATGGGGCGAAGATTCTACTACTCAGAAAAAGTAG